The Ornithinimicrobium faecis genome includes a window with the following:
- the ftsH gene encoding ATP-dependent zinc metalloprotease FtsH, translating to MSKQRTRGPWVWILMILGLGILWYTLMMPSAYERIDTSEALDLIRDDKVAEVTLTPDRVDMVLKDGETFSNDEVEDADRVQTFYVPSRGDLMISEFEAHPPSESMTDDPERGNWVTSLLMTVIPLLLILGLFLFLMTRMQGGGRGVMQFGKSKAKLATKDMPKVTFSDVAGADEAVEELHEIKEFLAEPRKFLEVGAKIPKGVLLYGPPGTGKTLLARAVAGEAGVPFYTISGSDFVEMFVGVGASRVRDLFKEAKENAPAIIFVDEIDAVGRHRGAGMGGGHDEREQTLNQLLVEMDGFDAHANVILIAATNRPDILDPALLRPGRFDRQIAVEAPDMLGRLHILQVHGKGKPLAPDVDLMAVARRTPGFSGADLANVLNEAALLTARLNETVITDRHMDEAIDRVMAGPQKRSRMMSAKEKKITAYHEGGHALVAAAMRNTDPVSKVTILPRGRALGYTMVLPADDKYSTTRNELLDQLAYALGGRVAEEMVFHDPTTGASNDIEKATGLARKMVTEFGMSERIGAVKLGSGSGEVFMGRDMGHGREFSEDLAGIVDQEVRRLIEAAHDEAWHALNDNRHILDRLVLELLEKETLNAEAIAQVFHDVHQRPERPVWLSADHRDVHTSGPVLTEAEQRAMSNGHNPSAGQEHPPAEVREIPDGGFVDGGER from the coding sequence ATGAGCAAACAGCGCACGCGTGGACCCTGGGTGTGGATCCTGATGATCCTCGGCCTCGGGATCCTCTGGTACACCCTGATGATGCCCAGCGCCTATGAGCGCATCGACACCTCCGAGGCCCTGGACCTGATCCGGGACGACAAGGTCGCCGAGGTCACGCTGACCCCCGACCGGGTCGACATGGTCCTCAAGGACGGTGAGACCTTCAGCAACGACGAGGTCGAGGATGCCGACCGGGTCCAGACCTTCTATGTCCCCTCCCGTGGCGACCTGATGATCTCCGAGTTCGAGGCGCACCCGCCGAGCGAGTCGATGACCGACGACCCGGAGCGCGGCAACTGGGTCACCTCGCTGCTGATGACGGTCATCCCGCTGCTGCTGATCCTGGGTCTGTTCCTGTTCCTGATGACCCGCATGCAGGGCGGTGGCCGCGGCGTCATGCAGTTCGGCAAGTCCAAGGCCAAGCTGGCCACCAAGGACATGCCCAAGGTCACCTTCTCCGACGTCGCCGGCGCGGACGAGGCCGTCGAGGAGCTCCACGAGATCAAGGAGTTCCTGGCCGAGCCCCGCAAGTTCCTCGAGGTCGGCGCCAAGATCCCCAAGGGCGTGCTGCTCTATGGCCCGCCCGGCACCGGCAAGACCCTGCTGGCCCGCGCTGTGGCCGGCGAGGCCGGGGTGCCGTTCTACACCATCTCCGGCTCGGACTTCGTCGAGATGTTCGTCGGTGTCGGTGCCTCCCGCGTGCGTGACCTGTTCAAGGAAGCCAAGGAAAACGCGCCCGCGATCATCTTCGTCGACGAGATCGACGCCGTCGGTCGCCACCGCGGCGCCGGCATGGGCGGTGGCCACGACGAGCGCGAGCAGACGCTCAACCAGCTCCTCGTGGAGATGGATGGCTTCGACGCCCACGCCAACGTCATCCTCATCGCGGCCACCAACCGCCCCGACATCCTCGACCCGGCACTGCTGCGCCCGGGCCGCTTCGACCGCCAGATCGCCGTCGAGGCCCCCGACATGCTGGGGCGCCTGCACATCCTGCAGGTCCACGGCAAGGGCAAGCCCCTGGCACCGGACGTCGACCTGATGGCCGTGGCCCGGCGCACCCCCGGCTTCTCCGGTGCGGACCTGGCCAACGTGCTCAACGAGGCCGCCCTGTTGACGGCGCGCCTGAACGAGACGGTGATCACCGACCGCCACATGGACGAGGCGATCGACCGCGTCATGGCCGGCCCGCAGAAGCGCAGCCGCATGATGAGCGCCAAGGAAAAGAAGATCACGGCCTATCACGAGGGCGGCCACGCCCTGGTGGCGGCGGCGATGCGCAACACCGACCCCGTCAGCAAGGTCACGATCCTGCCGCGCGGCCGGGCCCTGGGCTACACGATGGTCCTGCCGGCCGACGACAAATACTCCACGACCCGCAACGAGCTGCTCGACCAGCTGGCCTATGCCCTCGGCGGCCGGGTCGCCGAGGAGATGGTCTTCCACGACCCGACCACCGGCGCCTCCAACGACATCGAGAAGGCCACCGGCCTGGCCCGCAAGATGGTCACCGAGTTTGGCATGAGTGAGCGCATCGGCGCGGTCAAGCTCGGGTCGGGCAGCGGTGAGGTCTTCATGGGCCGCGACATGGGCCACGGGCGCGAGTTCTCTGAGGACCTCGCCGGCATCGTGGACCAGGAGGTGCGCCGCCTGATCGAGGCCGCCCACGACGAGGCCTGGCACGCGCTCAACGACAACCGGCACATCCTGGACCGCCTGGTGCTCGAGCTCCTCGAGAAGGAGACGCTCAACGCGGAGGCGATCGCCCAGGTCTTCCACGACGTGCACCAGCGGCCCGAGCGACCGGTGTGGCTGAGCGCCGACCACCGGGACGTGCACACCTCCGGCCCGGTCCTGACCGAGGCGGAGCAGCGGGCGATGTCCAACGGGCACAACCCGAGCGCCGGCCAGGAGCACCCGCCCGCAGAGGTGAGGGAGATCCCCGACGGCGGATTCGTCGACGGTGGCGAGCGCTGA
- the folE gene encoding GTP cyclohydrolase I FolE: MDLPRIEAAVREILIAVGEDPDREGLQETPARVARSYEEIFSGLTQDPETALSATFDVAHDEMVLVKDIAMYSTCEHHLVPFHGVAHVGYIPGVDGRVTGLSKLGRLVEVYARRPQVQERLTTQIAQALEEHLHPRGVIVVIEAEHLCMSMRGVRKPGATTITSAVRGQLTHPATRAEAMSLILADRGR; the protein is encoded by the coding sequence ATGGATCTGCCCCGGATCGAGGCGGCGGTCCGGGAGATCCTGATCGCGGTCGGGGAGGACCCTGACCGCGAGGGGCTGCAGGAGACCCCCGCCCGCGTCGCGCGGTCCTATGAAGAGATCTTCTCGGGGCTCACCCAGGACCCGGAGACGGCGCTCTCGGCGACCTTCGACGTCGCCCACGACGAGATGGTCCTGGTCAAGGACATCGCGATGTACAGCACCTGCGAGCACCACCTGGTGCCCTTCCACGGCGTCGCCCACGTCGGCTACATCCCCGGCGTCGACGGGCGGGTCACCGGGCTGTCCAAGCTGGGGCGCCTGGTCGAGGTCTATGCCCGCCGCCCCCAGGTGCAGGAGCGCCTGACCACCCAGATCGCCCAGGCCCTCGAGGAGCACCTGCACCCGCGCGGCGTGATCGTGGTCATCGAGGCAGAGCACCTGTGCATGTCGATGCGCGGGGTCCGCAAGCCCGGCGCCACGACGATCACCTCGGCAGTGCGCGGCCAGCTCACCCACCCGGCCACCCGTGCCGAGGCGATGAGCCTGATCCTCGCCGACCGGGGACGGTGA
- the folK gene encoding 2-amino-4-hydroxy-6-hydroxymethyldihydropteridine diphosphokinase, translating into MPDAHPATHRPDRITLTGVTAYGHHGVLAREKADGQEFGVDIVLEVDLSRAAASDDLAHTVNYAEVAADAVAILQGPSQDLIETVVAQIADAALARPLVEAVEVTLHKPHAPVGVPFGDVTVQVRRERDVPVVIALGANLGTDPADTLERAAERLGSLPGLREVVLSPLFETDPVGGPEQPAYANAIVVARTSLAPWRLLAALHAVEADFGRTREIRWGARTLDLDLIQVGVPGEASEAVSDDTDLMLPHPRAHERGFVLVPWHAVDAAAVLRVGQRVVPVADLLDDVRDQGVRARG; encoded by the coding sequence GTGCCTGACGCCCACCCAGCCACTCACCGGCCGGACCGGATCACGCTGACGGGTGTGACGGCATACGGCCATCACGGGGTGCTGGCCCGTGAGAAGGCCGACGGCCAGGAGTTCGGCGTCGACATCGTCCTTGAGGTCGACCTCTCCCGGGCGGCGGCCAGCGACGACCTGGCCCACACCGTCAACTATGCCGAGGTCGCGGCCGACGCCGTCGCGATCCTGCAGGGCCCGAGCCAGGACCTCATCGAGACGGTGGTCGCGCAGATCGCCGACGCGGCCCTCGCCCGGCCGCTGGTGGAGGCGGTCGAGGTCACGCTGCACAAGCCGCACGCCCCCGTTGGGGTGCCCTTCGGCGACGTGACCGTGCAGGTGCGCCGGGAGCGCGACGTGCCGGTCGTGATCGCGCTCGGCGCCAACCTCGGCACGGACCCTGCCGACACCCTGGAGCGCGCGGCCGAGCGGTTGGGCTCGCTGCCCGGGCTGCGCGAGGTCGTGCTCTCCCCGCTCTTTGAGACCGACCCGGTGGGTGGTCCGGAGCAACCCGCCTATGCCAACGCGATCGTGGTGGCGCGCACCTCGCTCGCGCCGTGGCGGCTGCTCGCGGCGCTGCACGCGGTCGAGGCTGACTTCGGGCGCACCCGTGAGATCCGTTGGGGCGCACGCACTCTCGACCTGGACCTGATCCAGGTGGGGGTGCCAGGGGAGGCCTCCGAGGCCGTGAGTGATGACACCGATCTGATGCTGCCGCACCCCCGCGCTCACGAGCGGGGCTTCGTGCTGGTGCCCTGGCACGCCGTCGACGCGGCCGCCGTGCTGCGGGTGGGTCAGCGAGTCGTCCCCGTGGCTGATCTGCTGGACGACGTGCGGGACCAGGGGGTGCGCGCCCGTGGCTGA
- the hpt gene encoding hypoxanthine phosphoribosyltransferase: MDAEHMGADLEQVMFTEEQIQARLAELAADIWADYEDKDVLLVGVLKGAVVVMSDLMRALPGTAEMDWMAVSSYGSGTKSSGVVRILKDLDTDITNRHVLIVEDIIDSGLTLSWIRSNLDSRSPASVEICTLLRKPDAAKVEIDVRYVGFDIPNAFVVGYGLDYAEKYRNLRVVGTLAPHVYS, from the coding sequence GTGGACGCCGAGCACATGGGTGCCGACCTCGAGCAGGTCATGTTCACCGAGGAGCAGATCCAGGCGCGCTTGGCCGAGCTGGCCGCCGACATCTGGGCCGACTACGAGGACAAGGACGTGCTGCTGGTCGGTGTGCTCAAGGGAGCGGTCGTGGTCATGTCCGACCTGATGCGGGCCCTGCCGGGCACCGCCGAGATGGACTGGATGGCGGTCAGTTCCTACGGGTCGGGCACCAAGTCCTCCGGGGTCGTGCGGATCCTCAAGGACCTCGACACCGACATCACCAACCGGCACGTGCTGATCGTCGAGGACATTATCGACTCCGGCCTCACGCTGAGCTGGATCCGCTCCAACCTGGACTCGCGCAGCCCGGCCTCCGTCGAGATCTGCACGCTGCTGCGCAAGCCCGACGCGGCCAAGGTGGAGATCGACGTGCGCTATGTCGGGTTCGACATTCCCAATGCGTTCGTGGTGGGCTACGGCCTGGACTATGCGGAGAAATACCGCAACCTGCGGGTCGTGGGCACCCTCGCCCCGCACGTGTACTCCTAA
- the folP gene encoding dihydropteroate synthase, translating into MGVVNVTPDSFSDGGRWFEPAAAIEHGTLLLEQGADLLDIGGESTRPGAARPTEAEELDRVIGVVRALADQGARISVDTMRSRVAAEALEAGAQLINDVSGGLADPGMAGFVASAGVPFVAMHWRAHSAQMDLEAQYADVLAEVVAELEQRVAGLLEAGVASESIILDPGFGFSKDAGHNWELLAGIEAVIAMGHPVLVGTSRKRFLGRLDTAAGPDAEPTPPSERDAATAATSLLAAQAGAWAVRVHDVPSTRDALAVWEHVQAAGGSGA; encoded by the coding sequence ATGGGCGTGGTCAACGTGACCCCCGACTCGTTCAGTGACGGCGGCCGCTGGTTCGAACCGGCCGCCGCGATCGAGCACGGCACCCTCCTGCTGGAGCAGGGCGCCGATCTGCTCGACATCGGCGGTGAGTCGACCCGTCCCGGTGCGGCCCGCCCCACCGAGGCAGAGGAGCTGGACCGAGTCATCGGGGTCGTGCGTGCTCTCGCCGACCAGGGTGCCCGGATCTCGGTGGACACCATGCGCTCGCGGGTGGCCGCGGAGGCACTGGAGGCTGGTGCCCAGTTGATCAACGACGTGTCCGGTGGGCTGGCCGACCCCGGCATGGCTGGCTTTGTCGCCTCCGCCGGCGTGCCCTTCGTGGCGATGCACTGGCGCGCCCACTCAGCGCAGATGGACCTCGAGGCGCAGTATGCCGATGTGCTGGCTGAGGTGGTTGCCGAGCTGGAGCAGCGGGTCGCCGGACTGCTCGAGGCGGGGGTCGCCTCGGAGTCGATCATCCTCGACCCAGGGTTTGGGTTCAGCAAGGACGCCGGACACAACTGGGAGTTGCTCGCCGGCATCGAGGCGGTGATCGCGATGGGTCACCCGGTCCTGGTCGGCACCTCCCGCAAGCGGTTCCTCGGACGACTCGACACTGCCGCCGGCCCCGATGCCGAGCCGACCCCACCGAGCGAGCGGGACGCCGCGACCGCCGCGACCAGCCTGCTGGCGGCCCAGGCGGGTGCCTGGGCGGTGCGGGTCCACGACGTGCCCAGCACCCGCGACGCCCTGGCGGTCTGGGAGCACGTGCAGGCGGCCGGAGGTTCCGGTGCCTGA